The genomic window CAGGTCCTGCAGGCCCAGCTTACGCTGGATTTTCTCCGCCTGCTCGAATTGCTTGCGCTGCAATTCGCTGCGGGTGCTGCGCTGGGCCTCTTCCCAATACTCGGGTGCGATATTTTTCTGCAGCCATGCCACGTCCTGGGGGGTCTTGAGAGAGTGCGGCACGCGGATAGAGCTGCCCATGAACTGGTAGCCGTGTTCTTTGAGCGTTTCCAGCTTTTCGCGGGTTGCCGGCGTAACATAGGTTACGCCCTCCGGATCGGTAAAGCCGAGCAGCCCGGCGTGCGACCCGCACATGCCCGTGTTGTCCGGATAGCTCTCCTCACAAGCTGCGCTGGCCTCCAGCAACTCGGCCGGAAGGTCTTTCAAGCCGAGTTTCTCGATTTTTTTCCTGGCCCTTGCGAGATTCTCCTTTGCCCGCCACTCAGTGATCTCGGCCTGGCTGCGCTCCCATTCCTCCAGGGGAATATTGGCCGCCAGCCATTTCGTGTTTTGCGGATCGTCGAGCGAGTACGGCACCTTGATCATCGACTCGACCCACTGGTAACCGTGCTGTTCCAGCAGTTCCTGTTTCTGTTCCGAGAACGGCGTGACCCAGGTAAAGGCGTCTTCGTCCGTAAAGGCCAGGATTCCACGGTAGGCGGCGCAAAGGCCCGTATAGAGATAAAATTGCTGCCCGGTTCTCCCGCAGCGGGCGAGGAAGTCCTGGGGGAGGTCTTTTACGCCCCGCAGATTTACTTCGATAATCGCCGAATAAACCCTGCCCTCCAGCTTGGGCATCTTGTTTTCTTCGAGCGAACGGTGGATTTCCTGGCGGGGCATTTCCTTTTTCAGCATCCACTTGCTTTTTACCGAACCGTCCGAATACGGGACTTCTATCTGGGTACTGGGATTGCTGAAACCGCACTCCACGAGCAGGTCGATCTTGAGGCGCGTGCCGGGCGTTAAATACACCTGGCCGTCGTGGTCGACAAAAGCGAGAATCCCACCCTTGAAACCGTACTTCAGAGCCTGGTCGGACCGGACTTCATCAAGACGGAAACTGCGCTTGAGCAATCCGGCCGGAGCCTGCCGCAGCTGCGTCTCGGCTTGTATTTTTCCGGTTGCCTCTTCAGCCATCGGCCGTAACCCGCCTCATTAATAAAAGTTGATCCAGAGAGTATCGAGTTCCTGCAATCCAGACGGCTTGAAAACTCATCTGAAATATTTAAAACAGTAGAAACCTATTTTCAAATACTCGTTATAGACTTTGATAAACTCCCGCTCACGGGTCCACCAGCGGTTGAGATCCACTTTGTCTTCTTCCAGCGGGATGCTGCAATAGCTGATCCTGATGCCGGCGTCGTCCAGGACCCGGTCATAGGTCATTTTAACTCTTCGCATGTGCAATGGAGAACTGACAACGATAACCGAATCGAAATCGTGCCGGCGGAGAGTATTCAGAGTGGCGTGGGCGTCTTGCCAGGTCGAGGTCACGTCGCGGTTGATCAGGATCGAAGCGGGCGAGAGCCCGTAGGCCGCCGCATCGGCCAGGATACTCTCCACCGGGTCGATTGCCTCGCCGAAATAGTAGGTGGTGTCGCTGACGTTGAAAATCAGGCACTCGGCGTAGCCCTGACGGTAAAGCTTGATGGCGTAGCGCCGTCGATTGTTCTGTCCGCTCACGGCCACGATCGCGCGGCTGGCCACGAGCTGATCGTCCACCACCAGCCAGCGGCCCATGGCATCCAGCCACCAGGCGTGACTCAACAAGATAAACCCCGCGAGCGCAAGCTGGAATCCCAGCACGACGAGGCAGCAGACAACCAGCCGGCGGATCATTTAATATTACTCCCGGTTGTAAGATACAGCGGCGGGGATTGAGCTGAAATCTCAGGAAAAAACCTGATCAACCGGCTTCCTTTTTCAGCTTTTCGGCCATTTTCCTGACCGACGGAGCCATCTCGTGGTCCGGGGCCATCCGCAGAAACCGTTCGAGATTTTCAGCCGCCTCGGCGGGCCTGCCGTTCATCTCGCAGACGAGACCGATATAGTAGAAAAACAGCGGCTCTTCGGGCTCCAGAGCCGCGGCACGGCGAAAAGTTTTCTCCGCCGACTCGTATCGTTCGAGCTGGCTATAGGTCTGTCCGAGTCGCAGTAAAACCTGGACGTCGTTTGAATCCACCGTGATAGCCCGCTCCAGCGCGGTGCGCGCCTGGAGCGGCATGCCCTTGTCCATGTAAATCGAACCGAGCAGGCGCAGGGCGTCTGTCATGCCGGGTTTGATTTCCAGCGCTTTATTGAGGGCCATGATCGCCTCGTTCAGCCGCCCCTCGAGCATATACGAACCGCCGATCCCGAACTGGGCGTAGTAGAACTGCGGGTCGAGTGAGAGGGTCTTGCGGAACGCCGCGCGTTTTTCGTTAAGGTCGTTCGCGGTGCGGCCGTAGAGGAAATTGAACATCGGCGAATCCGGGTTCTTATCGCGCATGGTGCTGTACATCTCCACCACTTCCTCGCCCCGGCCCACGCTGCGGAAAGCGTCCATGTAGCGCAGGTGAGCTTCCAGAAACCGGGGGTCGGTATCGATCGCGGCTTTCAGCTTGTCCAGAGCCCGGTCGAACTGCTCCCTCTCGGCCAGTTCCAGCCCCTCCTCGTAGAGGCCGATCGCCCGGCGGTTGGTGCTGTGAAGTTCTTTCCCGGCGGCGACAGCGTTCAGACCCGTCCAAACGGAGATGATAAGCGCAAAGAAGAAAGCTCGCGGCAAACTGTTAATCTCGATCCGGCGCATTGACATCCTCTGCCATGCGTTAATTCTGACACAAAACTATTAATTACAGTGTTCAATATTTTAATCATAATGCTTCAGGCAGGCAATAGCATCCCCCTGCTAGTAGTAATTGCTCAAATTGGACGGCGCAACGTGCCGAATCAATCAGTTTTTCTTTCCGGACGGACGCAAATCAGCCGCCGAGATCACGGATAACAGAGTTGATCTTCCGCCGCTGGTCCTCGATCACCGGCATTGCACCGCAGTTGTGGATAGTACCCCCGCGATTCACCGCCTCATCCAGCAGACCCAGCAGGTCCTCGCGTCCGGCTTCACGAGCCAGCCTGCGCGCCACGCCCAGCGCCTCGTAGTCCTGGATACCCTGCCTGATCATCTCCCAGCGCATCGAGTCCAGCGGACCGTCCGGGCCTGGCCAGACAAAGAACATGTCGCCGCTGGCCCAGGTGAACCGCGGCCTGTTCCAGACATCCTCGGGGTACAGGTTGATCGCCCAGCGCGAATAGCCATCGAACCCGTGGCGTGCCGCCAGCCAAGGCATCAGCCGGCTCTCGCGCAGGCTGCTGAACATAAACGTATTGGGATATCGGGGTCCGCAGGCGGTGTAGAACGACACGAACCTGTCGGGATCGGCTTTGAATTCCCTGACCACCGGCTCCAGTTCCGCCCAGCGGGCCGGATCGGTAAAATTCCCGATATGCAGCACCATTTCCTTGCCGCGGTTACGGTCATCGCCCGCGAAGCCGCCGGCCTGGCTGATCGGGAAATCGGGGACGGCCTCGTCCACCAGCCCGAAAATCATCCGCATGATCTCCTCCGGCTTCTCATCGAAGCCGAGGATGGAGATATCGTACCAGCCCCTGTGGATCAGGTGCTGCCTGAGCACCGGCAGGAACTTGCGCCAGCAGTCGTACCAGCGGGGGTCGCCGACATCCATCGTGATCGTGCGTGATTCGCCCGTGGTGGAGTCGAAATAGCGGATATGGGCGTCGGGGATGATCCAGGGTCCCATCACCAGCGAGTAGAGGTCGATCTTGCGGTTGATTCCGGCGTCCAGCATCAGGCCCACGTAGCGGTCGAAAATCCCGAAGTCCCAACTGAACTTATCCGCCTGGCCCAGCACGTATTCACCCGGGAATTTCCAGAGCACCATCTCATCGCTGCCCCAGCCGCGGACGCCGTGCCAGGGATCGTAGATGATATGGGTGGTAATCGATTTGAGCCCGTGGGCCGCCAGATTTTCAGCGTAGCGCTCCAGCAGCCGCCAGTGCTCCTCGCTCCAGAGTTCCACTCCGTGGGCCGCTGCAACCGGAGTGGGGTCCTGCCACATGAACAGGTCGAAAGTCCAGTCTTTGACCGGCGGAAGCCGGGCGGGCAGGACCTCGACACGCAGAGTGAACTCGGCGATCCGCTCTCTGGCGCGGCAGCCGACCCGGACAGTTCCGCGATAGATTCCCGGCGCAGCGTCGCGGGGCAGCTCCAGGGTGAGCCAGACCGGCTGGGCCTGGTTGGCGGAGACATCAATCGACCGGGTCTCCAGCAGGGGATCGGCGGCCCAGGACAGAGTTTCCACAACTGGCACGTACGCCCCGTAGCGGACTCGCCCGCACTCAGCAGGGATCGCGGCCACATCTCCTGTCAGGCTCCCGATCTCGGCGTGCAGCGAATCCAGATCGGTATTGGAGCGGACCGCGATCTGCGCGCTGAGTATCTCGCCGGCCAGCCCTTCCAGCTCGATCACCTTACCGGCGGTATCGGGGCGGTAGGCTGCGCGGGCCATGCGCACCTCGACCGGTACGGCCCAGGCCTCGTATGTGTGTCTCTTGCCGTGGAAATCCGGCGTCGGGCAGCAGGCGGCACCGAGTGTCACTGCAACCGCCGCAACGAGAGAAAGATACGATCGGGCCATCGCAAACTCCCCGCTGAAAGATGTATTCCAGCTAAGAATTTTCCTAAGTCTTATCCGGTGTGACCCGGGCTCTGGTGCAGAGTTCACCCCGGACGGTCCGTGGTCTCCAGGGGCATGTTTTAATTAGAGGTTGGTTCATAAGCCCTTCAATGGAAATTAGAGGTATTTCATTCGATTAACCAGCGGCTGATTGCTTGCCGCCCAGCTCGCGGATCACGTCGTTGACCACGGCGCGGGCCTGTTCCACATAGGGCATCAAGCCGCATGAATCGAACATTGCGGCCCGGTTGACCGCCCGCTCCAATTTCTCCACCAGGTCATCGCGCCCGGCTTTTTCAGCCAGCTCCATGGCCATGCCCAGCGCCTCGTAGTCCTGGATCCCCTGACGCATCACTTCCCAGCGCATCGAGTCCAGCGGGCCGTTCCGGCCGGGATAGACAAAGAACATGTCGCCGCTGGGCCACTTGTAGCGGGGCTGGTTCCAGATATCCTCGGGGTAGAAATTAACCGCCCAGCGCGTGTAGCCGTCGAACCCGAACTTCCAGGTGACCCAGCCGATAAATCTCGTTTCGCGAAGGTGGCTGAACAGGAACGTGTTAGGGTAGTGGGGCCAGCAGGCGGTGTACCAACTCACGTAACGCTCATCGGCCGCCATCTCTTTGACCAGCGGTTCGATATTCCGCCACCTGCGCTGGTCTCTGAGGTCGTCCATCGGGAAAACGATCTCATCGCCGGTCTTGTTTTCATCGCCGGGGTAGCCGCCGGAGGAAACGACCTTGAAATCGCGGGCGTGGGTTCCGATAAAACTGTAGATAATCTCCATGATCCGCTCGGGCTTCTCGTCGAACCCCAGCATGGCGATATCGAACCAGCCCTTATCCTCGAGATGTTTCCTGAGCACGGGCAGAAACGCGATCCAGATCTCTTCCCACTCCGGCTCGCCTACTTCCATCTCGACCACGCGCTGCTCGCCCACGGATAAGTCGAGGTATTGGATACTGGCGTCCAGCGTACCGCCGGGACCCTTGACCAGGGCGTACATGTCGATCTTGTCCTTGACCCCGGCCTCGATCATCAGGGCCACGTAGCGGTCGAAGATGCTGAAATC from Candidatus Glassbacteria bacterium includes these protein-coding regions:
- a CDS encoding tetratricopeptide repeat protein, which translates into the protein MSMRRIEINSLPRAFFFALIISVWTGLNAVAAGKELHSTNRRAIGLYEEGLELAEREQFDRALDKLKAAIDTDPRFLEAHLRYMDAFRSVGRGEEVVEMYSTMRDKNPDSPMFNFLYGRTANDLNEKRAAFRKTLSLDPQFYYAQFGIGGSYMLEGRLNEAIMALNKALEIKPGMTDALRLLGSIYMDKGMPLQARTALERAITVDSNDVQVLLRLGQTYSQLERYESAEKTFRRAAALEPEEPLFFYYIGLVCEMNGRPAEAAENLERFLRMAPDHEMAPSVRKMAEKLKKEAG
- a CDS encoding DUF4091 domain-containing protein, translating into MARSYLSLVAAVAVTLGAACCPTPDFHGKRHTYEAWAVPVEVRMARAAYRPDTAGKVIELEGLAGEILSAQIAVRSNTDLDSLHAEIGSLTGDVAAIPAECGRVRYGAYVPVVETLSWAADPLLETRSIDVSANQAQPVWLTLELPRDAAPGIYRGTVRVGCRARERIAEFTLRVEVLPARLPPVKDWTFDLFMWQDPTPVAAAHGVELWSEEHWRLLERYAENLAAHGLKSITTHIIYDPWHGVRGWGSDEMVLWKFPGEYVLGQADKFSWDFGIFDRYVGLMLDAGINRKIDLYSLVMGPWIIPDAHIRYFDSTTGESRTITMDVGDPRWYDCWRKFLPVLRQHLIHRGWYDISILGFDEKPEEIMRMIFGLVDEAVPDFPISQAGGFAGDDRNRGKEMVLHIGNFTDPARWAELEPVVREFKADPDRFVSFYTACGPRYPNTFMFSSLRESRLMPWLAARHGFDGYSRWAINLYPEDVWNRPRFTWASGDMFFVWPGPDGPLDSMRWEMIRQGIQDYEALGVARRLAREAGREDLLGLLDEAVNRGGTIHNCGAMPVIEDQRRKINSVIRDLGG
- a CDS encoding YdcF family protein; protein product: MIRRLVVCCLVVLGFQLALAGFILLSHAWWLDAMGRWLVVDDQLVASRAIVAVSGQNNRRRYAIKLYRQGYAECLIFNVSDTTYYFGEAIDPVESILADAAAYGLSPASILINRDVTSTWQDAHATLNTLRRHDFDSVIVVSSPLHMRRVKMTYDRVLDDAGIRISYCSIPLEEDKVDLNRWWTREREFIKVYNEYLKIGFYCFKYFR